The following proteins are encoded in a genomic region of Oceanisphaera profunda:
- the tkt gene encoding transketolase codes for MPSRQVLANAVRALSMDAVQKANSGHPGAPMGMADIAEVLWRHYLKHNPSNPDWADRDRFILSNGHGSMLLYSLLHLTGYELSIEDLKQFRQLHSKTPGHPEYGYAPGIETTTGPLGQGITNAVGMAIAEKSLAAQFNRPGHDVVDHHTYTFLGDGCLMEGISHEACSLAGTLGLGKLIAFWDDNGISIDGELDGWFSDDTPKRFEAYGWQVIADVDGHDCAALTAAIDAARADTTRPTLICCKTVIGFGSPNKAGTADCHGAPLGDAEIAATRAQLGWEHAPFEIPADIYAEWDAKEKGAAAESKWNKEFAAYQAAHPELAAEFSRRVSGELPADWAQTSSDFIKNLQANPANIASRKASQNSLDAFGAILPELLGGSADLAPSNLTMHKASKAISSDDFSGNYLHYGVREFGMSAIMNGVALHGGFIPYGGTFLMFVEYARNALRMAALMKQRAIFVYTHDSIGLGEDGPTHQPVEQIASLRLTPNMSTWRPCDQVESAVAWKSAIERKDGPTSLIFSRQNLGQIERNEQQLADVAKGGYVLKDCTGTPELIIIATGSEVELAVAGYEQLTAQGKQVRVVSIPCTDVFDAQSAEYKESVLPAAVSKRLAVEAGIADYWFKYVGLNGDIIGMHTFGESAPAGELFKLFGFTVDNVVEKANALLVG; via the coding sequence ATGCCTTCTCGTCAAGTGCTGGCCAATGCCGTGCGCGCACTCAGTATGGATGCGGTACAGAAAGCCAATTCCGGCCACCCCGGAGCCCCTATGGGCATGGCTGATATTGCCGAGGTGTTGTGGCGCCATTACCTCAAGCACAACCCCAGTAACCCAGACTGGGCCGATCGGGACCGCTTTATCTTGTCCAACGGTCACGGCTCCATGTTGTTGTACTCCTTGCTGCACCTGACGGGCTATGAGTTATCTATCGAGGATCTGAAACAGTTCCGCCAACTGCATTCTAAAACCCCAGGCCATCCGGAATACGGTTATGCGCCAGGTATAGAAACCACCACCGGCCCATTAGGCCAAGGCATTACCAATGCCGTGGGCATGGCGATTGCTGAAAAATCATTAGCCGCGCAGTTTAACCGCCCCGGTCATGATGTGGTCGATCACCACACCTACACCTTCTTAGGTGACGGTTGCTTAATGGAAGGTATTTCTCACGAAGCCTGTTCATTAGCCGGCACTTTAGGCTTAGGCAAGCTGATTGCCTTTTGGGATGACAACGGCATCTCTATCGATGGCGAGCTAGACGGCTGGTTTAGTGACGATACCCCTAAGCGCTTTGAAGCTTACGGCTGGCAGGTCATTGCCGACGTAGACGGCCACGACTGCGCAGCACTCACTGCGGCCATTGATGCCGCACGCGCTGATACTACGCGCCCAACGCTCATCTGCTGCAAAACCGTGATTGGTTTTGGCTCACCAAACAAAGCCGGCACGGCCGACTGTCATGGTGCACCTTTGGGTGATGCAGAAATTGCCGCTACTCGCGCGCAGTTAGGTTGGGAGCACGCTCCTTTTGAAATCCCTGCCGATATTTATGCCGAGTGGGATGCCAAAGAAAAGGGCGCCGCAGCTGAAAGTAAGTGGAATAAAGAGTTTGCCGCTTACCAAGCTGCACACCCTGAGTTAGCTGCAGAATTCAGCCGTCGCGTATCTGGCGAATTACCAGCAGATTGGGCACAAACAAGCAGCGATTTTATTAAAAATCTGCAAGCAAACCCTGCAAACATCGCCAGCCGTAAAGCGTCACAAAACTCACTGGATGCGTTTGGTGCCATTTTGCCTGAGCTGTTGGGCGGCAGTGCCGACTTAGCCCCTTCTAACCTGACCATGCATAAAGCATCGAAGGCGATAAGTAGCGACGATTTCAGCGGTAACTACCTGCACTACGGTGTACGTGAGTTTGGCATGAGCGCCATCATGAACGGCGTAGCCTTGCACGGCGGCTTTATCCCGTACGGCGGCACCTTCTTAATGTTTGTGGAGTATGCGCGTAATGCCCTGCGCATGGCAGCCCTCATGAAGCAGCGCGCCATTTTCGTTTATACCCACGACTCTATTGGTCTGGGTGAAGACGGCCCAACCCACCAGCCGGTTGAGCAAATTGCTTCATTGCGCTTAACGCCAAACATGAGCACCTGGCGCCCTTGCGATCAGGTAGAATCTGCCGTCGCGTGGAAGTCCGCCATTGAGCGTAAAGATGGTCCTACGTCTTTGATTTTCTCTCGTCAAAACTTAGGCCAAATTGAGCGCAACGAGCAGCAATTGGCAGACGTCGCTAAAGGCGGTTATGTGCTGAAAGATTGCACTGGCACGCCTGAGCTGATCATCATCGCCACCGGTTCAGAAGTTGAACTGGCCGTAGCGGGTTATGAGCAACTGACTGCCCAAGGCAAGCAAGTGCGCGTGGTATCAATCCCTTGTACTGACGTGTTTGATGCGCAATCTGCTGAATATAAAGAAAGCGTATTGCCAGCAGCAGTAAGCAAGCGTTTAGCCGTAGAAGCAGGCATCGCCGATTACTGGTTTAAGTATGTGGGCCTAAATGGCGACATCATCGGCATGCACACCTTCGGTGAGTCTGCCCCTGCCGGCGAACTGTTCAAGCTGTTCGGCTTTACCGTCGACAACGTAGTTGAAAAAGCGAATGCACTTCTTGTTGGCTAA
- the bamC gene encoding outer membrane protein assembly factor BamC translates to MDKLLNKNKMIISLLAVSVLAGCSNPEKRAQANRGFDYEDATLRTAPLMIPAGLVAPDFNTDYVIPKASALESAGVTGKAVDVRPPTQVLPLVRGSQILESGSGLWFYQQRLDQPLQQELNTALAAFFKDKKADATETALGWSSNGNPISNPKQRFNWQLNADDVRRAVSLQVTLVESELKTDAKQRDEAAMLNAFSLSYQRELTQQQDLLDRSPIQLTLQSEQGRLLVSEGYDRSWKRLVTLLPKLGFELTNRQQALGYVDVEFDGMRKGKWEDLKLPALNIPEQAYRVQLGDLGEQSSITLSDKNKVPVSADILRQLSNTLVPAFKRTDLIR, encoded by the coding sequence GTGGATAAACTTTTGAATAAAAATAAGATGATAATCAGTCTACTGGCCGTGAGTGTACTCGCAGGCTGTAGCAATCCCGAAAAGCGTGCGCAGGCAAATCGGGGGTTTGATTATGAAGATGCCACCCTCAGAACCGCTCCCTTGATGATACCTGCAGGGTTAGTCGCGCCGGATTTTAATACCGACTATGTTATTCCGAAAGCCAGCGCCCTTGAGAGCGCGGGTGTAACCGGCAAAGCAGTAGATGTGCGCCCACCCACCCAAGTCTTGCCCTTAGTACGTGGCTCACAAATACTCGAAAGCGGCAGTGGCTTGTGGTTTTATCAGCAGCGCCTCGACCAACCCTTGCAGCAAGAGCTGAACACAGCGCTCGCCGCTTTCTTTAAAGATAAAAAGGCCGATGCCACTGAAACCGCATTGGGTTGGAGCAGCAATGGTAATCCCATTAGCAACCCTAAGCAGCGCTTTAACTGGCAGCTGAATGCCGATGACGTGCGCCGCGCAGTTTCTCTGCAAGTGACCTTGGTGGAATCAGAGTTAAAGACTGACGCTAAGCAAAGAGACGAAGCGGCCATGCTTAATGCTTTCTCTTTGTCTTACCAGCGTGAGTTAACTCAGCAGCAAGACTTGTTAGACAGAAGTCCTATTCAGTTAACGCTACAGTCTGAGCAAGGCCGTCTATTGGTGAGTGAAGGTTACGATCGCAGCTGGAAACGTTTAGTGACCTTATTACCTAAACTTGGCTTTGAACTCACCAACCGCCAGCAAGCGCTGGGCTATGTGGATGTGGAGTTTGATGGCATGAGAAAGGGCAAGTGGGAAGATTTAAAACTGCCCGCCCTGAACATTCCAGAACAAGCCTACCGCGTACAATTAGGTGACTTAGGTGAGCAAAGCAGCATTACGCTCAGCGATAAAAACAAAGTGCCGGTCTCGGCGGATATTTTACGCCAGCTGAGCAACACCTTAGTGCCCGCTTTTAAGCGCACCGACTTAATTCGTTAA
- a CDS encoding DUF6691 family protein: protein MKNNNAALIFIALLAGALFGLGLAVSGMIDPAKVQGFLNIAGNWDPSLALVMGGALGVFAPGYYLWRCSGRGQCALGSDLPKVPDPVIDKRLLIGAAMFGVGWGLVGICPGPAIGLLGSMQWQAGVFVLAMLAGFWLVGKFSK, encoded by the coding sequence ATGAAGAATAATAACGCAGCATTGATATTTATCGCCTTATTAGCGGGCGCCTTATTTGGCTTAGGGTTAGCCGTGTCCGGCATGATAGATCCCGCCAAGGTACAGGGCTTTTTAAATATTGCCGGTAATTGGGACCCAAGCTTAGCGCTGGTGATGGGCGGAGCACTGGGTGTGTTTGCGCCGGGGTACTATTTATGGCGCTGTAGTGGCCGAGGCCAATGCGCATTGGGGAGCGACTTGCCTAAAGTGCCGGATCCGGTGATCGATAAGCGCTTACTCATCGGTGCCGCCATGTTTGGCGTAGGCTGGGGATTGGTGGGCATTTGCCCTGGGCCTGCGATAGGTCTGCTGGGCAGCATGCAATGGCAAGCCGGTGTTTTTGTACTAGCCATGCTGGCCGGATTTTGGCTGGTGGGGAAATTCAGCAAGTAG
- a CDS encoding YeeE/YedE family protein, translating to MTIINFTPWSALLGGAFIGAGALLLLLGAGKIAGISGIIASLGNKSNHADKGWRVAFLVGLLLVPALLFASDAIAVPELAGFSVLKLAAAGLLVGIGTRLGNGCTSGHGICGMGRFSIRSVVATVVFIGAGMATVTLLGLGL from the coding sequence ATGACAATTATCAACTTTACGCCTTGGTCAGCTTTACTGGGCGGTGCCTTTATTGGGGCTGGAGCCTTACTGCTGTTACTGGGGGCGGGAAAAATTGCCGGCATCAGCGGCATTATTGCGAGCTTGGGTAATAAGAGCAATCACGCCGATAAAGGCTGGCGCGTGGCGTTTTTGGTAGGGCTACTCTTGGTGCCGGCGCTGTTGTTCGCCAGTGATGCTATTGCCGTGCCGGAATTGGCAGGCTTTTCAGTGCTTAAGTTAGCCGCCGCTGGGCTGTTAGTCGGCATTGGTACGCGCTTAGGTAATGGCTGTACCAGTGGCCATGGCATTTGTGGCATGGGACGTTTTTCAATCCGTTCTGTGGTGGCGACTGTGGTGTTTATTGGTGCAGGCATGGCGACCGTGACCCTGCTGGGACTTGGATTATGA
- a CDS encoding sensor domain-containing phosphodiesterase — MQLPALYRPLHQLCFFRLDAQFYLTPLTALPSDELRLPDTKQSLLSQLPEDDRRQLEQVCANGAATSLALTIKGRRWICHLAPVENNHWLLSADISAHQQCDQLGVTEWQLAQQWQLGQSQHGDDHHALVSMPQLVDTLLSEQHADRVILWRHYYDDEVLRPLYSQGMAFNLQPVKAERHYLRTLQQRGALSYSHCAEQPLLSAFNYLATDGIVHRLDVPLLLDKKLIGVLSLEYARPRAAVTSSDMQFVATLAAQLAELISQPVTPEPLSSLELQLAALTPILLRHTGQDFFNQLMLQLTRLFQADMALVGLISPSQETVRVVSCAINGELQPPFSFKLANTPCEVSFGQSQQINVYHQDVAAIFPDADLLQQHNIQAYVGLSVRDHEGSIIGNLALLFKQPLPASSQLQSVLEQLEYRICAELLRRRDQEALMVAAVAFDAQQGQFITDSQLHVQRANQAFLQLSGYFCEKLLGRSALSLRNDTPFHANIDAITHSLEQHQSWQGEQQLKRADGQTVPVMLRMSQVKDKLGVIHYVCGVEDLSQQKSAQQRIETMAYFDKLTGLHNRHYMVDHISYTIAQAESEASRGALLLLDLDGFKSINDSLGYRIGDSLLVQVAERLRQFTAQIDGASLARIGSDEFVLLCPHLGHGYTQAKTRAEQLAHSLGEQFLLPFQFESLRLHVSASVGISLFPVAELGLEEYLRQADTANHIAKQVAPGSHVFFSQEMADEIQERLTIANALQQALQNNELELYFQPQQRVADNQLTGVEALLRWLPEGKAPIPPGIFIPIAEETSLICDIGSWVLRQACVRFDAWQALPNRPERMSVNISARHFHGPDFISQLSLLIHQYPSCRHRLTLEVTEGVFLENLHDSRSRMAHIKALGVNISIDDFGTGYSSFAYLRELPVDELKLDRAFIQYVAERPQDKAIISCLLELARTLNMEVVAEGVETPAQLATLSELNCGIYQGYLRARPMCEDDLIAWLKHL, encoded by the coding sequence ATGCAGTTACCTGCATTGTATCGCCCTTTGCATCAGCTCTGCTTTTTCCGTTTAGACGCGCAGTTTTACCTGACGCCATTAACGGCGTTGCCCAGCGATGAGTTACGCCTACCAGATACTAAGCAGTCACTGTTAAGCCAGCTGCCTGAAGACGATAGACGCCAGCTTGAGCAAGTGTGCGCCAATGGTGCTGCCACCAGCTTAGCGCTCACCATTAAGGGTCGCCGCTGGATTTGCCACTTGGCACCGGTAGAAAATAATCATTGGCTGCTCAGTGCCGATATCTCCGCGCACCAGCAATGTGACCAACTGGGCGTTACCGAGTGGCAGCTCGCTCAGCAGTGGCAATTAGGGCAGAGCCAACACGGCGACGATCACCATGCTTTAGTTAGCATGCCCCAGCTGGTGGATACCCTGCTGAGCGAGCAACATGCAGATCGGGTGATTTTATGGCGCCACTATTATGATGACGAAGTGCTGCGCCCGCTCTATAGCCAAGGCATGGCCTTTAATTTGCAGCCCGTGAAAGCCGAGCGCCATTATTTACGCACCTTGCAACAAAGGGGCGCCTTAAGTTATAGCCACTGCGCCGAACAACCCCTGCTGAGTGCTTTTAATTATTTAGCCACCGACGGCATTGTGCATCGCCTCGATGTGCCGCTGCTGCTGGATAAAAAATTAATCGGCGTACTGAGCTTAGAATATGCCCGCCCGCGCGCAGCGGTCACCTCCTCTGATATGCAGTTTGTGGCCACCCTCGCTGCCCAATTGGCCGAGCTGATTAGCCAACCGGTGACGCCTGAGCCATTAAGCAGCCTAGAGCTGCAATTGGCAGCGCTGACGCCAATCTTGTTACGCCATACGGGGCAGGATTTTTTTAATCAATTAATGCTGCAATTAACCCGCTTGTTTCAGGCAGATATGGCGCTGGTGGGCTTAATTTCGCCCAGCCAAGAAACAGTGCGTGTGGTGTCTTGTGCCATTAATGGCGAGCTGCAACCGCCCTTTAGCTTTAAGCTGGCCAACACGCCCTGCGAAGTGAGCTTTGGCCAAAGCCAACAAATTAATGTTTATCACCAAGATGTGGCGGCCATTTTCCCCGACGCTGATTTATTGCAACAGCACAATATTCAGGCCTATGTGGGGCTGTCGGTCAGGGATCATGAAGGTAGCATCATAGGTAATTTGGCCTTATTGTTTAAGCAGCCCCTACCTGCATCCAGCCAACTGCAATCGGTGTTAGAGCAACTGGAATACCGAATATGCGCAGAGCTATTACGCCGACGCGACCAAGAAGCGTTAATGGTGGCGGCGGTGGCCTTTGATGCCCAACAAGGTCAGTTTATTACCGACAGTCAGCTGCATGTGCAGCGCGCCAATCAGGCATTTTTACAGCTCAGTGGCTATTTTTGTGAAAAATTACTGGGCCGCTCCGCCTTAAGCTTGCGTAACGACACCCCTTTTCACGCCAATATAGATGCCATCACCCACAGCTTAGAGCAGCACCAAAGCTGGCAAGGCGAGCAACAACTCAAGCGGGCCGACGGTCAAACAGTACCCGTGATGCTGCGTATGTCACAGGTGAAAGATAAGCTAGGCGTTATCCATTATGTGTGTGGCGTAGAAGATTTATCCCAGCAAAAGTCAGCCCAGCAACGTATCGAAACCATGGCTTATTTCGATAAGCTCACCGGCTTGCACAATCGTCATTATATGGTCGACCACATTAGTTACACCATTGCCCAAGCTGAGAGTGAAGCCAGCCGTGGCGCCTTGTTACTGCTGGATTTAGATGGCTTTAAAAGCATTAATGACTCGCTGGGGTATCGCATTGGTGACAGTTTATTAGTGCAGGTGGCCGAGCGTTTACGGCAGTTTACTGCGCAAATAGACGGTGCCAGCTTAGCGCGCATCGGCAGTGATGAATTTGTGCTGCTTTGCCCGCATTTAGGCCATGGCTATACCCAAGCTAAAACCCGCGCCGAGCAATTGGCACACAGTTTAGGTGAGCAGTTTTTATTGCCGTTTCAGTTTGAAAGCCTACGTTTGCACGTGAGTGCCAGCGTGGGCATCAGCTTGTTCCCGGTAGCGGAATTAGGCTTAGAGGAATATCTGCGCCAAGCGGACACCGCCAACCACATTGCCAAGCAAGTGGCACCGGGCAGCCATGTGTTTTTTAGCCAAGAAATGGCCGATGAAATTCAAGAGCGGCTCACCATCGCCAACGCCCTACAGCAAGCACTGCAAAACAATGAGCTGGAGCTGTATTTTCAGCCACAACAACGGGTGGCAGATAACCAGTTGACTGGCGTAGAAGCATTATTGCGCTGGCTGCCCGAGGGCAAAGCGCCCATACCGCCGGGTATCTTTATCCCTATCGCCGAAGAAACCTCACTCATTTGCGACATTGGCAGCTGGGTATTGCGCCAAGCCTGCGTGCGCTTTGATGCTTGGCAAGCCTTACCCAATCGGCCAGAGCGGATGTCGGTCAATATCAGCGCCCGACATTTTCACGGCCCAGATTTTATTTCTCAGCTATCACTGTTAATACACCAATACCCCAGCTGCCGACACCGCTTAACGCTAGAAGTAACTGAGGGCGTATTCTTAGAAAACTTGCACGATAGTCGCAGTCGCATGGCTCACATTAAGGCGTTAGGCGTGAATATTTCGATTGATGACTTTGGCACCGGTTATTCCTCATTCGCGTATTTACGAGAATTACCGGTAGATGAGCTTAAACTGGATCGCGCCTTTATTCAGTACGTAGCCGAACGCCCCCAAGACAAAGCTATTATCAGCTGCTTATTGGAGTTAGCCCGCACCCTAAACATGGAAGTAGTCGCCGAAGGCGTAGAAACCCCCGCCCAACTGGCCACCTTGAGCGAACTAAACTGCGGCATCTACCAAGGCTACTTACGCGCTAGACCTATGTGTGAAGATGATTTGATTGCGTGGTTGAAGCACTTGTAA
- a CDS encoding DUF559 domain-containing protein, giving the protein MNIDYWIKINEANFGSPFEKIFAIKVLAKTNVIDLSAVSTQYHFKDLDGKNRYCDFVIQEGSIKIAIEIDGYDKRNTGQGMSHDDFIDWQRRQAALTAYGWHVLRFANRDVDNEPERCKRYIELLLRDQRSKSQHQANLEEAIGQLNYQLKVAQSHTGSGEETNKLQKEINLLKNQLQLAQATQPLDSSDKNDLGLLVVRLEQEKKELIAAHDKVKAEKNQLTASNTQLKDQSRFLDGENNTMRTTVWAFTVIIGIIVAAGAYVFTNGSAVQAPALAFDNAPAHRMQSSASQEAHPVAQSVDSRASRESAAIPTTSCDSAIDWRLAKNYVDQQIAVRGTVAEYRYMPNVKGAPTWINLGAKYPAPDRLAVVIWGDDRNKFGRALSKNLINRQICTIGTIKLRDGTPQMALKWPRELVFQ; this is encoded by the coding sequence ATGAATATTGACTACTGGATAAAAATTAATGAAGCGAACTTTGGTAGCCCTTTCGAGAAAATATTTGCTATCAAAGTGCTGGCCAAAACAAATGTTATCGATCTGAGTGCGGTAAGCACCCAGTACCACTTCAAGGATCTAGATGGTAAAAATCGTTATTGTGATTTTGTTATCCAAGAAGGTTCGATAAAAATAGCTATTGAGATTGATGGTTACGACAAGCGAAACACTGGGCAAGGTATGAGTCACGACGACTTTATCGATTGGCAGCGTCGGCAGGCAGCTCTTACAGCGTATGGCTGGCATGTGCTTCGATTTGCTAATAGGGATGTCGATAATGAGCCGGAGCGTTGTAAGCGTTATATAGAGCTTTTATTGCGAGATCAGCGTAGCAAGAGCCAACATCAAGCCAACCTAGAAGAGGCTATTGGACAACTGAACTATCAGTTGAAAGTTGCTCAGAGTCATACTGGCTCTGGAGAAGAAACAAATAAATTGCAGAAAGAAATCAATCTGCTAAAGAATCAGCTGCAGCTTGCGCAAGCCACTCAACCGCTAGACTCCAGTGATAAAAATGATCTGGGGCTGTTAGTTGTTCGACTGGAACAGGAGAAGAAGGAGCTAATCGCTGCGCACGATAAAGTCAAAGCAGAAAAAAATCAGCTCACGGCTTCCAACACACAATTAAAAGATCAGAGTCGGTTTTTGGATGGGGAAAATAACACAATGAGAACAACTGTTTGGGCGTTTACAGTTATTATCGGCATCATAGTCGCGGCGGGAGCCTATGTATTCACCAACGGTAGCGCCGTGCAAGCGCCTGCACTAGCTTTTGATAATGCCCCTGCACATCGGATGCAGTCATCGGCATCACAAGAGGCACACCCAGTCGCGCAATCAGTTGATTCTCGGGCATCACGTGAGAGTGCGGCAATTCCCACAACATCGTGTGATTCGGCCATCGACTGGCGTCTTGCTAAAAATTATGTAGATCAGCAGATCGCCGTTCGCGGCACTGTGGCAGAATATCGCTATATGCCAAACGTCAAGGGCGCGCCTACTTGGATTAACCTAGGTGCGAAATATCCTGCTCCCGACCGTTTGGCTGTGGTGATCTGGGGTGATGATCGTAACAAGTTCGGCCGCGCCCTTTCCAAGAATCTGATTAATCGTCAAATCTGCACCATTGGTACAATCAAACTGCGTGATGGCACGCCACAAATGGCTCTTAAGTGGCCGCGCGAATTAGTTTTTCAGTAA
- the bcp gene encoding thioredoxin-dependent thiol peroxidase: protein MTYLPAGSPAPAFTLHDQNGHAVSLSDFSGQKVLVYFYPKAMTPGCKVQACSLRDSQTELAALNTVVLGISPDPVARLKKFEEKDALNFTLLSDEDHAVADAFGVWGLKKFMGKEYDGIHRISFLIDESGTVAHVFDKFKTKDHHEVVLNYLTEK from the coding sequence ATGACTTATTTACCTGCTGGCAGCCCAGCTCCCGCTTTTACCTTACACGACCAAAACGGTCACGCCGTAAGCTTAAGTGACTTTAGCGGTCAAAAAGTGTTGGTTTATTTTTATCCTAAAGCCATGACCCCTGGCTGTAAAGTACAAGCCTGTAGCCTGCGCGATAGCCAAACTGAGCTGGCGGCACTTAATACCGTAGTGTTGGGCATTAGCCCAGATCCGGTGGCACGTTTGAAGAAGTTTGAAGAGAAAGATGCGCTAAACTTTACGCTACTTTCTGACGAAGACCACGCCGTGGCCGACGCCTTTGGCGTATGGGGACTCAAGAAATTTATGGGTAAAGAGTACGACGGTATTCACCGTATTAGCTTCTTGATTGATGAGTCTGGCACCGTTGCCCACGTCTTCGACAAGTTCAAAACCAAAGACCACCACGAAGTGGTATTGAATTATTTAACTGAAAAATAA